CTGGCGTGAGGCGGCCTGGCCGGCGGCGGGCGCCTGCCCGAGCTGGCCGGGGGGGCCGATAGGGGGGCTGGCCGTTTGCGCCTGCAAGGCGGCCAGATGATTGCGTGCCTGGATAGAGGTAGCGGGGTAGGCCGGAAAGGTGACGGGCGAGACTTCGTAAAGGGGCTGGACGCGCCAGATGGTGCGCAGCCAATAGCCTTCTTCGGTCTCTCGCCAGGTGTCGCCGCCGGGTGGGATCTGAAAACTGAAGGACATTTGGTTCACGTCGCCCCGGCGCATGCTGATCAGGGCATCTGCGGCCCAGGTCGTAGCAGGGGGGTCGATTTCCGAGCGCAGTCCGATTTCGTCTTCGACCAGGCGAAGGGTGTTGTTCGTGGTGCGGCCCAGGACGAATTCAGAGTTGTGCTGCCACAGTGACCTAACATCGGCATCGACGATGGCGGCGGCAAAAGCGCCGGGCATGATGATTTCACGCCAGCCGCCCAGGTCAACCGAGAG
Above is a window of Caldilineales bacterium DNA encoding:
- a CDS encoding HK97 family phage prohead protease — encoded protein: MPTSPTLPTDVEYRILARPLEIRQQPGDAEAILAGYAAVFNELSVDLGGWREIIMPGAFAAAIVDADVRSLWQHNSEFVLGRTTNNTLRLVEDEIGLRSEIDPPATTWAADALISMRRGDVNQMSFSFQIPPGGDTWRETEEGYWLRTIWRVQPLYEVSPVTFPAYPATSIQARNHLAALQAQTASPPIGPPGQLGQAPAAGQAASRQRILALNQPF